Sequence from the Syngnathus acus chromosome 13, fSynAcu1.2, whole genome shotgun sequence genome:
cacAGCTTGTCCGTCGTCCTCTGTGTCCGCCTCCTCCGGCGTTGATGACGAGGGCGAGTCTGAGCCTAAAACATATCAGTGACTTTTCAACTGCCCCCCCACCTCTTTGaacttcaaataaaaagaatactACAGACTAAAGCTTGGCGGGGTGCACGCCCACCTCGGTCCAGCTTGTCGATGACTGCCTGCAGACCCTTCTCGAAGGAGATGGCGTCTGCGGGACTCTGGAAGGTCAGACCGAACTTGCGCTCGTCCACCCGCCAGTGATGAAAGATGGGATTCACCTTGTTGTAGACCAGCCCCCTTTGCACAGAACACTCCAGCACCggctaaacacacacaggcaagCAAGTGATCTCAACATGTCTGTGTCGTTTCTCGTTCATGAAGGTCTCTCTGTAATTTGCAAGGAGAAGTGGAAACATCTGCAAGGAGCTGCTGTAAGCCACAACTCCCATCCAGATGCTCCTGCTGAAATAACCTGACTCCAGCTCCAGATGTCACCACTAGGCCCCGCCTCTTTTGGTATATATAGTAATTTCAATTCATAAAACCACTTCATTTCCTTACAGTCTCTTCTAGTTTTGTACAATAAGATGATATTCTTCTGTCACAacgaaacatttctttttttgttgggcTGGAATGACATCGCTCAGGGGAAATCTGGTAAACCTCCCGGAATTATTTAAGCGGATGAATTAAAGGTGTAGAGTAACCTTAGACAACCAACAAGAGCGCAGTTGGCCTCCATTCAAAACTTTTTGCATAACAATATTCCAAGCCCACCCCAAAATGACCAaatcctcctccaccaccacctcctcaTATTGTGCTCACCGCTCGGTCCCGCAGCCTCTCCCCGCGGATGACGTACTCTCTCCGCTTGTGGCTTCGCCCCTTGCATATCACCACGTGACTGAGGCCACCCCCGCCAAGGGGCACCCAGCCGCCGCTGGAGTCGTCACGTGTCATCACCACGGCTCGAACACGCACGCTGGAGGAGGCCGGAAAAGACAACGTGAGATGGTGAGAGCGTGACCACGGCCGCGTCCTcgaataatttaaaaacataatgCTTGAGGAATTTTTTTGTCCACCCCGGGTTACCATTTATTTGGTCAGCCGTGTCAACAGTTGCCCGTGCTATGCATAACGGGAACACGccaccaatttaaaaaaaaaaaatcttaacaaATAATGCAGGAATTTTAATGCCCGGGCaggcttttattttcaatttggcCCTTAATTGTGGCGAGGGTTGGCTAGACTTGTCTCTCCGACTTTTCGGCAAGTCTGAGCCCTTTCAGACTTAATTGACATCACATAGTGATGGCACCAACATCTCGACAATTGCTAATTAAATATGCTAATCTATTTCGCTGGTATACTCGGATGTCCTGTTTTAGCTGCCAAAGAGATTTTGAGCATGTAGTCCACTATAGTGATGAACAATATTCAAATCGACTTTGCAATGTAGTAGAATGCAATTTTCAAATCCCATGGGTGACTTctataaaaccaaaacatttatgtATAATACATTTGATTATTGTGATatagaatattaaaaaaaacaacaacataggACGAAGACCTTGAATAAAATCACGATTCACAATCGTATTATTGGGCGGGTCAATATCagattatttttctaaatcgTTCAGCCCAATGTAGTCTTTTATACGTGAAATTTCATAATGAACTATAGAGTCCATTGGTATAGCGcgtatgaatgaatgattccGAACACAGGCCGCCCATATATGCGACGTTCAAGTGCCAAGTaagaaaatgggaaaaatcTCAAGGAGGAAGAATAAGCGTTTCCCCAGCTACACATCAATGAACgccgtgtgcgcgcgcacgtttttttttttcgtcagaAAACATCGCGATTATTCCATCAGACGACGCTTCCCCCCTTCCCTCCTCCCTTCCTTTCTCCCTCCTCTTTTCCATCCCGCCCCTGCCCCTGCAAGCCATTAAGAAGAcatatatgttgtttttttatgaatggagCAAAAAGCAAGGCGAGGTTGCTGCTGGTTTTCTTGTATTAAGAAAAGGCGCGATGGGGAGAAGGAGAGATCATGATGAGGATGTgtggtggggggagggggagggaagaaaggggaggggggaaatcacatttcattcataaagTTTGGCTTTAAAAAATCATAATGAAAGGCTGAGACACgttgataagaaaaaaaatcacgactCCTCTCGCCTTGAATGGCGCgacgctccctccctcctcctcatcctcccctCCTGGAAAGACAAACTCGctatttttgctgttttctttgtaCCTCCTTCCTTTTATCCTTCCTTTCTATCACGTCAAGCCACGTAGTTGTTCACCTTATggttatgatttattttgccTGCTAGTGCTGCATGCATGTCCCTTTTCATTCATGTATAGATGACGTGTTAATGAACATGTAGGCGGCTTTCGGAACACCAAATAATAGGAAGAATGCATCGGCAGACATGAATGCACGTAGGTttgcttgtttgctgttgtttttagtCATCATGatgataattaaaaaaaaaaaaaatcacatcgcGCTCTTCATTCCGGGGGACTTACTCGCCCTCCATGGCTCGCCGTTGCCCGCTCGCCAGAGCCCACCGCGGGCTCTCCTCTCGCTGTGCTCAGCCTCCTCGCAGCAAACACACGCCGATGGGGCTCACATCGTCCCCGCATCCGCTCGCTCACCTCCCCGCAGTCGGCCTCTTCTCCGCCGGGGCCTCCTCGACGTCGTCTCGGCCGATCAggacaggctggaggttgcaGCAGCCATTTTCCGCTGGCAgcatcctccctccctccctcggtcccttccttcctccctccctccctccctccttccgtcctctctctctcccgcgCTACCTGCTGCACATCCGCACTAATCATTGACAGGCTCGTGCACGCGGCGCGGCCATGTGAGGCACAGTGGGATGGCTACGCGTGGAGCGGGCGGGCGTGTGCGCGCGACGGGGTCGATGAGGAGAGCAAAGGCAgcagcaccatggacagcgcCGGCCATTCACACAAGACTAAGGTGGGgatttggacaaaagtagGTATACGGTACACTGTGATATCATTCCTCCCCTCAAGTCCGGTTTTGATTcatgcttttttctttccgtAATACCTGCTGTTTATTCATGTGTCTATGCTTCCTTTTCTTTCAAGCATCCTTACACTGCTTTTTCTGCCTTCTTCAGACCTTCTTATTCAAGCATCCTTACATCGCTTTCCATTGCTTGAACCAACTTTCTACCTTGATTCCTTACTTCCCTCAGACCCACCTTGATTCATGCCGCCTAGTATTTTTCTGACATCCTCCTTTGTTCATTTCATGTTGTCCTTTAATAATTCATGTGTCCTTCcattgcttttttcccccacttttCTATCTTCTTTGTTCGTTGCATCCTACCTTCCTCACTCAGACCTGCTTTTTAGTCATGTATCCTTAAACCTTTCCTGTGCTTGGAATGACTTTTCTGCTGCCCTTCTCCAACACACTTTTTATCTATGAATCCTTCAAAATATCTTGATGGACAGAACAAgcattttttccttcatttgaCATAACCATGGTGGAATTTTAATTTATGCAGTAAAAGGTGTGGCATCAAAAGCCAAGTAAAACCAgcaagtttgatttttttgcttcttctttttaatgAAGTTAATTACAATTAGGAGGGGTTCTGTTTAGATTTTACAAGACAGACAACATCAGATGTCATTGTAGAAAGACAATAAACATCAGTAAGtttggggtaaaaaaaaaaaaaaaaaaaaaaaaaggcaataacAATCTGAACGTATTACACTTTGTCCTGTTTGCTCAAACGATCATCTCCAGCTGCCTGGCGTACTCGATGACCTGCTGCGCCAACTCCGTGGACGGGATGCTGACCTCCTCCGTGCGCTGTTGCTGACTGCTGAATGAGTAGCAACCGTCCGCGTTCAAGATCCAACCTCGCTGAAGGACAACGGCAGAGCAGAGTTTTTCAGAAGGTTCAGTTCgcagaaaattgacaaatcaGGAAATGGAATCAAGTCGTGAGCGTCGCGCTGAGAGTTGTGGTTCACAAGAGTTCCTGGTGAgtgtgtatatttatttttttgtgtcggAATAAAAGCACAGGTACCTTTTTAGCATACTCTGTCATCTTTTTTGATGACGTGAAGAAAAGCACGCGTGTGGCCTCGGTAAATTGAATCTGCTCGTAGGCTTTCTCGATGCAGCCGGCGATCTCGTCcctgcatggaaaaaaaacaagtggacAAACGCTGAAGTTGGGGCACCTCTGTCTGGTTAGCACAGCTTTTCTTACCGAATGGTGTCGAGCAGGATGTCTATAAAGAAGGTATAGCTCTCTGCCGGAATGTTGCCTTTGGCCAGGAACACCTTGTTGTAGCTTCCCTCCATTAAATACTAGAAAAGACAGCAAGAGACAGACGTCATTATTGAGAGGGCCCAGCCAATACAGATCATTTCCGCCGattatttaaaagaacatacaGTGAATAAAATCATTTGATCTTACCTGCTCTAAGGACACAGGATGCCTGATATACACGTTGGTCTGAATGTCACGTGCACTAAGCCGTTCCAGCTCCGTGTGGAACTCGGACACACGATTCTGCGAGAGCAGGAAGAGCAGGTTGAGTCCCAAAATCTGGTGCATGTAGGCCGCTTCCGGTAGCTCTTCCCTGGACAGCAAATCAAATGGAGGTAAGTGTCAGTCATTTTCATCATACAAAAACACTGATTtaagaattaaaaacaaaaatggaaagcATTACTTGTAGTCGAAGTAGTAGCACTTGAGCTGGGCCATGTATCTCTCAAAGGAGGGGATGTCTTTTTTCAGGATACTCCACAAGGCTCCAATTTCAAGGACATCACCTGTGGGGGGAATAATGACATGTTCAGGATAAATCTTAATTTATAATAATTACAGGTATAAATCATAAGGAAATACTCACGCGCTAAAATAAGC
This genomic interval carries:
- the psmd8 gene encoding 26S proteasome non-ATPase regulatory subunit 8, with the translated sequence MALRETAGLYDTLKAEWNKKSPNLSKCGELLTKLKVSLLELNFLPTSGSTFTKQQLILARDVLEIGALWSILKKDIPSFERYMAQLKCYYFDYKEELPEAAYMHQILGLNLLFLLSQNRVSEFHTELERLSARDIQTNVYIRHPVSLEQYLMEGSYNKVFLAKGNIPAESYTFFIDILLDTIRDEIAGCIEKAYEQIQFTEATRVLFFTSSKKMTEYAKKRGWILNADGCYSFSSQQQRTEEVSIPSTELAQQVIEYARQLEMIV